A window from Phaeocystidibacter marisrubri encodes these proteins:
- a CDS encoding ExbD/TolR family protein, giving the protein MNFNRKNKVSADFAMSSMTDLVFLLLIFFMLTSTLVTSRALDLNLPKSNAQTVKRQDVDVSVTKDLRYSVNGTEINVGQLETVIMDAVRGIEDPVIILHADQDIALGDAVHVMDIAYRNRLKIILATDPK; this is encoded by the coding sequence TCAGTGCCGATTTTGCCATGAGCTCCATGACAGACTTGGTATTCCTTTTGCTGATCTTCTTTATGTTGACATCCACGTTGGTGACTTCACGTGCATTGGATTTGAATTTGCCAAAAAGCAATGCACAAACCGTGAAGCGACAGGATGTTGATGTATCGGTAACGAAAGATTTGCGCTACTCGGTTAATGGTACGGAAATCAATGTAGGTCAACTCGAAACGGTCATTATGGACGCAGTTCGTGGAATTGAAGACCCCGTGATAATCCTCCATGCCGACCAAGACATTGCGCTTGGAGACGCTGTTCACGTAATGGATATTGCGTATCGGAATCGATTGAAGATTATCTTGGCAACGGATCCTAAATAA
- a CDS encoding energy transducer TonB, whose protein sequence is MATKDERNGRIGTIVFHAVILILFFFVGLKYQDPPPENGIAINFGYDAVGGGTTSSAPSESEPQVEETVTQPTTQPTETNVATQDVTDAPSVNTQEQTTEPTQETQPDPQPDSRLTGALSSVREGTGEGEGATEGGGDQGDPNGDPNSPNRTGVGGTGSGGNYRLGNRNALSQPKPTYDSQDQGRVVVKVYVDRTGRVVRAEPGVDIPGDVATNVFSSVLFDRARAAALATKWQGDPNAVEEQIGYIIYYFGKQ, encoded by the coding sequence ATGGCTACGAAAGATGAAAGAAATGGAAGAATTGGCACCATCGTGTTTCACGCGGTGATCCTCATTCTATTCTTCTTTGTAGGCTTAAAATATCAAGACCCACCACCCGAAAACGGAATCGCCATCAACTTTGGTTACGATGCAGTGGGCGGCGGAACAACCAGTTCGGCTCCTTCGGAATCTGAGCCCCAAGTAGAAGAAACGGTAACACAACCTACTACCCAGCCTACCGAAACGAATGTGGCTACCCAAGATGTTACCGATGCACCTAGTGTAAATACTCAGGAGCAAACCACCGAACCCACTCAAGAGACACAACCCGACCCACAACCGGACAGTCGACTAACAGGAGCATTGAGCAGCGTTAGAGAAGGAACGGGAGAAGGTGAAGGCGCAACAGAAGGTGGAGGAGATCAAGGTGACCCAAATGGCGATCCAAATAGTCCAAACAGAACAGGTGTTGGCGGAACCGGAAGCGGAGGTAATTACCGCTTGGGAAATCGCAATGCACTGTCACAACCAAAACCGACGTACGATAGTCAGGATCAAGGACGTGTGGTTGTTAAAGTCTACGTAGATAGAACCGGACGTGTAGTGAGAGCTGAACCAGGAGTAGATATTCCTGGCGACGTAGCCACGAACGTCTTTTCATCCGTTCTTTTTGACCGAGCCAGAGCAGCTGCCTTGGCTACCAAATGGCAAGGTGATCCCAACGCTGTTGAAGAGCAAATTGGGTACATCATTTACTACTTCGGTAAGCAATAA
- a CDS encoding bifunctional folylpolyglutamate synthase/dihydrofolate synthase has translation MESFRETVEWLYTQLPVYQRTGPGAHYKIDLDKTHRLMELLDHPEGAFPSIHVAGTNGKGSVSHMLASILQEAGYKVGLYTSPHLVDFRERVKINGELMPEEEVISFVNRYKTHFQSLQLSFFEMTVGLAFDTFRKHKVDVAVVEVGMGGRLDSTNVIIPEVSVITNIGLDHTAFLGTTIPEIAAEKGGIIKPNVPVIIGQKQSSTTPVFREIAKKNNSPIFFAEDEVFESLESDLKGYYQKHNIRTAVCAIRTQKKFSVTDENIEHGLLNVVRNTRLAGRWQTLSENPYVICDTGHNEDGVKYILQQLSDTPHKKLHMVWGMVNDKDIRKVLSMLPKSAQYYFAKPSIPRGLDAKELADAAKEAHLVGAAYPSVMDAIEAAKSNFCEGDLIFVGGSTFVVADALS, from the coding sequence GTGGAATCATTTCGCGAAACCGTTGAATGGCTTTACACTCAACTACCGGTTTACCAACGCACCGGACCTGGTGCCCATTACAAGATCGACTTAGATAAAACGCACCGCCTGATGGAACTATTGGACCATCCGGAAGGTGCGTTTCCTTCTATACACGTTGCCGGAACCAATGGTAAAGGCAGTGTATCACACATGTTGGCTTCCATCCTTCAGGAGGCAGGCTACAAAGTAGGCCTCTACACCTCCCCTCACCTAGTTGATTTTCGTGAGCGCGTGAAGATCAATGGAGAACTCATGCCCGAGGAAGAAGTCATTTCCTTCGTGAATCGCTACAAAACCCATTTCCAATCCTTGCAATTGAGCTTCTTCGAAATGACCGTAGGATTAGCCTTCGATACGTTTAGAAAGCACAAGGTTGATGTTGCGGTGGTTGAAGTGGGAATGGGAGGTCGACTAGACAGTACAAATGTGATTATTCCTGAGGTGTCAGTGATCACCAACATCGGATTGGATCACACGGCATTCTTAGGAACTACCATTCCAGAAATCGCCGCAGAAAAAGGGGGAATCATCAAGCCGAATGTCCCCGTAATTATCGGACAAAAACAAAGTAGCACAACCCCAGTCTTTCGCGAAATTGCGAAGAAGAACAACAGTCCCATTTTCTTCGCAGAAGATGAAGTCTTTGAGTCCTTGGAATCCGACTTAAAAGGCTATTACCAGAAGCACAATATCCGAACTGCCGTGTGTGCGATACGGACACAAAAGAAGTTCTCCGTAACCGATGAAAATATTGAACACGGATTATTGAATGTGGTTCGAAATACCCGATTGGCTGGTAGATGGCAAACGCTTTCTGAAAATCCTTATGTCATCTGCGACACCGGGCACAATGAAGATGGAGTGAAGTACATCTTACAACAACTCAGCGATACTCCTCACAAAAAGCTGCACATGGTCTGGGGGATGGTGAACGATAAGGACATCCGAAAAGTGCTTTCTATGCTTCCAAAGAGCGCACAGTACTATTTTGCCAAACCCAGCATTCCTCGTGGACTTGACGCCAAAGAATTAGCCGACGCCGCAAAAGAAGCACACTTGGTAGGAGCCGCATACCCATCAGTAATGGATGCCATAGAAGCCGCTAAATCAAACTTTTGTGAAGGCGATTTGATCTTTGTAGGCGGTAGTACGTTCGTGGTGGCCGACGCTCTGTCTTAA
- a CDS encoding dihydrofolate reductase family protein, with translation MRKLILYIAASANGKIADANGGVEWLEQIPNPDQLDYGYADFLKTVDTTIMGYSTYAQLISWDIEFPYIGLDNYVVTRKETPEDNGHVIFVKSDLETKIEELKSMTSDKDIWLEGGGSTNARMLEAGLVDEVRLFVMPIFLQSGIDLTAEMKENVMLGKPKVVVHSSGVVEMIYSLN, from the coding sequence ATGCGGAAGTTAATCCTCTACATAGCTGCTAGTGCTAATGGCAAAATTGCCGATGCCAATGGCGGCGTTGAATGGCTGGAACAAATACCCAATCCAGACCAGTTGGATTACGGCTACGCTGATTTTTTGAAGACGGTAGATACGACCATCATGGGTTACAGCACCTACGCACAGTTGATCTCATGGGATATAGAATTTCCGTACATCGGGCTTGATAATTATGTGGTGACTAGAAAGGAGACACCGGAGGATAACGGTCATGTGATTTTTGTGAAATCTGATCTTGAAACTAAGATTGAGGAGTTGAAGAGCATGACTTCCGACAAAGACATCTGGCTCGAAGGAGGCGGTTCAACAAATGCTCGAATGCTTGAAGCTGGATTGGTTGATGAGGTTCGCTTATTTGTGATGCCTATCTTTCTTCAATCGGGTATTGACTTGACGGCAGAGATGAAAGAGAATGTCATGTTGGGCAAACCGAAGGTAGTTGTCCATTCGTCGGGGGTAGTAGAGATGATCTATTCCTTAAACTGA
- a CDS encoding TolC family protein translates to MRWGLGIIALFFSLGLSAQKVSLSLDTVLTWVERHHPVVRSLEYRMEGANANVMATRGSFDPYLSGNYSEKQFEGTEYFQYGQAGLKLPTWLGVDVYAYRAFAEGVYLNPQETMPNEGLWKVGVSVPVGGDLIWDERRAMLRDAQLVVDRTEAEQRLAYSDVMYETHVRYFEWALKEAEYSIYKEVEQLAKERFEWLKRAYETGDRPAMDTVESRIQWYNRKLNTQEAAAKAAKARASLSAMLWTDGGVPLEVPDSIHPDLSALDFIIPNDSTKLYAMLADQPQVAALTVEVDRALNQRRWKRAQLWPDVSVQYNFLRGGAGDATWNLPDNYQWGVQVNIPLFLRKARGNADAAEAKYHEAELKRLNAIQEAEAELIGLQTQSYNLAQQWLQAEEVYNMSNTLLDAERRRFRIGESSVFLVNSRENSMVQAAVKWLVIRKDYRLTLEKQKRLVAAYWEE, encoded by the coding sequence ATGAGGTGGGGTCTAGGAATCATCGCGCTATTCTTTAGTCTCGGGCTTTCGGCACAAAAAGTGAGCTTAAGTCTGGATACGGTATTGACGTGGGTAGAACGTCACCATCCGGTAGTTCGCAGCTTGGAATATAGAATGGAAGGTGCAAACGCCAATGTGATGGCTACTCGTGGTTCTTTCGATCCTTATCTATCTGGAAATTATTCAGAAAAGCAGTTTGAAGGAACAGAGTATTTTCAATATGGTCAGGCTGGCTTGAAGCTCCCCACTTGGTTAGGAGTGGACGTTTATGCCTACCGTGCATTTGCTGAAGGAGTTTATCTCAATCCACAAGAAACCATGCCCAACGAGGGGTTGTGGAAAGTGGGGGTGAGTGTTCCCGTAGGTGGCGATTTAATTTGGGATGAAAGGCGAGCTATGCTTCGCGATGCCCAACTGGTGGTAGATCGTACAGAAGCAGAGCAACGATTGGCGTATAGCGATGTGATGTACGAAACCCATGTTCGCTACTTTGAATGGGCTTTGAAGGAGGCCGAATATTCGATTTACAAGGAGGTAGAGCAACTGGCCAAAGAGCGCTTTGAATGGTTGAAACGCGCCTATGAAACAGGAGATCGTCCAGCAATGGATACTGTTGAAAGTAGAATTCAGTGGTACAATCGAAAGCTAAACACGCAGGAGGCCGCAGCAAAGGCCGCTAAAGCGAGAGCGTCTTTAAGTGCAATGCTGTGGACCGATGGAGGCGTGCCTTTGGAAGTGCCAGATTCGATTCATCCCGATCTTTCGGCCCTTGACTTCATTATCCCGAACGATAGTACTAAACTCTACGCCATGCTTGCGGATCAACCACAAGTAGCCGCATTGACAGTAGAAGTGGATCGTGCCTTGAATCAACGCAGGTGGAAACGCGCTCAACTTTGGCCAGACGTGAGTGTGCAGTACAACTTCCTTCGAGGAGGGGCAGGAGACGCTACATGGAACCTTCCCGATAATTATCAATGGGGGGTACAAGTGAATATTCCCCTCTTCTTGAGAAAAGCTAGGGGAAATGCCGATGCAGCAGAAGCTAAATATCACGAAGCAGAATTAAAGCGACTTAATGCTATTCAAGAAGCAGAAGCTGAGTTGATAGGTCTTCAGACACAATCCTACAACCTCGCCCAGCAATGGTTGCAAGCAGAGGAAGTCTACAACATGTCCAACACCCTCTTAGATGCAGAGCGAAGAAGGTTCCGCATTGGTGAGAGTTCGGTGTTCTTGGTAAACTCGAGAGAGAACTCCATGGTTCAAGCCGCCGTGAAGTGGTTGGTGATTCGAAAGGATTATCGCCTCACGCTAGAAAAACAAAAGCGGCTCGTGGCCGCTTATTGGGAGGAGTAA
- a CDS encoding HlyD family secretion protein, protein MLNISRNPIRDKVDPEVVKTFDQTSISKTIKRFVRWSAVLTFVVILLLFVPWTQNISGYGKITNYDPAVRPQDVQSPIPGKITRWFVREGDTVQEGDTLAYLSEVDASYLDPNLLERIDQELNAKVAAAEAYLNKANAQADQVEALQLSLRIKRGELDLKIQSDSADFAAARVNYELAGNQYKRADTLYREGIKSKYELEQRLQSLQEAQAKLTSAENQWRQSKAARQRLEADYAEYIAKARSEQYTAISHREAALAEIAKLQNRRNTVEVRQSYHTVRAPQEGVVSRIYIRGIGENISAGTPIAELFPTSDDRAVEIHVRAMDMPLLEEGHLAQIEFEGFPALAISGKPDLNFGTYSAHVAVVSQTPEAGGTFRILLRPSEDWPDRLPFGTGARAYILLDEVPVWYEIWRQINGFPAESYDAPQNPTSNSSSSTKSTSSNSSSK, encoded by the coding sequence ATGCTGAACATTTCAAGAAATCCCATAAGAGATAAGGTTGATCCAGAAGTGGTAAAGACATTCGATCAGACTTCGATTAGTAAGACGATCAAGCGATTTGTGCGATGGTCTGCAGTGCTGACGTTTGTTGTGATTTTGCTGTTGTTTGTACCATGGACGCAAAACATTTCTGGCTATGGGAAGATCACGAATTACGATCCAGCGGTTCGTCCTCAAGATGTCCAATCTCCTATTCCTGGAAAAATTACACGTTGGTTTGTTCGCGAAGGGGACACTGTTCAAGAGGGCGATACCCTTGCTTACCTAAGCGAAGTAGACGCTTCTTATCTCGATCCCAATTTGCTGGAACGTATCGATCAAGAACTCAATGCGAAAGTTGCCGCGGCTGAAGCTTACTTGAACAAGGCAAATGCTCAAGCAGATCAAGTAGAGGCCTTGCAGTTGAGCTTGCGAATTAAGCGAGGTGAATTGGACCTAAAGATTCAATCTGATAGCGCAGATTTTGCCGCTGCACGCGTGAATTACGAGTTGGCGGGGAATCAATACAAACGAGCCGATACGCTTTACCGAGAGGGAATTAAGAGCAAATATGAGCTTGAACAACGACTTCAATCACTACAAGAGGCGCAGGCTAAACTGACAAGTGCAGAGAACCAGTGGCGACAAAGCAAAGCTGCTCGTCAGCGCTTGGAGGCAGATTATGCGGAATACATTGCGAAGGCCAGAAGTGAACAGTACACGGCTATTTCTCATCGCGAGGCTGCATTGGCTGAAATTGCCAAGTTACAGAACCGAAGAAACACCGTGGAAGTTCGTCAGTCGTACCACACCGTACGTGCTCCTCAAGAAGGAGTCGTCAGTCGAATATACATTCGAGGTATCGGTGAGAACATTTCGGCGGGAACACCAATCGCCGAACTCTTTCCCACCTCTGATGATAGAGCCGTGGAGATTCATGTGCGCGCTATGGACATGCCGCTGTTGGAAGAAGGTCACTTGGCTCAAATCGAATTTGAAGGTTTTCCAGCATTGGCAATTAGTGGAAAGCCCGATTTGAACTTCGGTACATATTCTGCTCATGTGGCGGTGGTGAGTCAGACTCCAGAAGCGGGCGGTACATTTAGGATATTACTTCGTCCATCGGAGGATTGGCCGGATAGATTGCCTTTCGGAACGGGGGCTCGTGCATACATTTTGTTGGATGAGGTTCCAGTGTGGTATGAGATCTGGCGACAGATCAATGGCTTCCCAGCTGAGTCGTATGATGCGCCGCAGAATCCAACCTCGAACTCAAGTTCAAGTACCAAGTCTACATCTTCTAACTCTTCTTCCAAATGA
- a CDS encoding ATP-binding cassette domain-containing protein, producing the protein MSMPKISPLERLYRLLVQDKKEVFYVLFFAVLNGAIGLALPLGFQAIINLVMGGRPSASWWFLVGVVLAAILFAGVLQILQMQITESLQQRIFVRSTIAFSYRIPRLHPKSLVGDNPPELVNRFFDTLTVQKAVPKVLLDASTSALQIFFGLLLLSVYHSLFVVAGAVVVLLVILIFRSTWKRGLRTSLDESTYKYKVAYWLEQMANSMNTFKLAGNSKWPNLKTKSLTELWLGARKSHFKVLVLQYAQLVGFRFILTAMLLIFGGILVFQQQMSIGQFVAVEIVFILITNNADKLIKLAEPLFDTVTALEKLAGVLERPLEGDEGRTLDFNVEAWPLDVTLDETNIRLEAGEKLAVMGYAGSGRTSALRSVAALHPDTMGDIYIDGIQLDNLDLFSYRCGLGDNLSQEAIFEGTLRENLIVGNSTASDHIVIDGLKKVGLYDWFKSLPKGFDERISYESVHISHFTGQRLILLRALLRNPKILLIHDKLEHCEKTLRNQMLDSIFEQKGTTLIASNREDVVMRCSKVVVLKDRKIIYSGPASQLPSEVQSDLLF; encoded by the coding sequence ATGAGCATGCCCAAAATTTCACCCTTAGAGCGCTTGTATCGACTCCTTGTACAGGATAAGAAGGAAGTTTTCTACGTACTGTTTTTTGCCGTTTTGAACGGTGCCATTGGCTTAGCCTTGCCTTTGGGGTTTCAGGCCATTATCAACTTGGTGATGGGAGGAAGGCCCAGCGCTTCTTGGTGGTTTTTAGTGGGGGTTGTTCTCGCTGCCATCTTGTTTGCTGGCGTACTTCAGATCCTGCAAATGCAAATTACGGAGAGCCTTCAACAGCGAATCTTTGTTCGATCTACCATCGCATTTAGTTATCGTATACCCCGACTTCATCCGAAGTCACTAGTGGGCGATAACCCTCCAGAATTGGTCAACCGCTTCTTTGACACCCTTACGGTGCAGAAGGCAGTTCCCAAGGTTCTTCTTGACGCCTCCACGAGTGCACTACAGATTTTCTTTGGGCTTCTATTGCTTTCTGTTTATCACTCCTTGTTTGTGGTGGCGGGTGCAGTGGTTGTCCTTTTGGTCATCTTGATCTTCCGGTCAACATGGAAGCGCGGTTTGAGAACTAGCTTGGATGAGAGTACCTACAAATACAAGGTGGCATATTGGTTAGAGCAAATGGCCAATTCCATGAACACCTTTAAGTTGGCGGGCAATAGCAAGTGGCCTAATTTGAAGACGAAATCACTCACGGAATTGTGGTTGGGAGCTCGAAAATCACACTTTAAAGTGTTAGTGCTTCAGTATGCTCAACTCGTTGGATTCCGATTCATTCTAACGGCTATGCTCCTTATTTTTGGTGGAATCCTCGTGTTCCAACAGCAGATGAGCATCGGTCAATTTGTGGCGGTTGAAATTGTTTTCATCTTGATCACGAACAACGCAGACAAGTTGATCAAATTGGCAGAACCTCTTTTCGATACGGTAACGGCCTTAGAGAAATTAGCCGGTGTTCTCGAACGTCCACTGGAGGGCGATGAAGGCCGTACATTGGACTTCAATGTAGAGGCCTGGCCGCTTGATGTGACTCTTGATGAGACCAACATTCGACTAGAAGCGGGAGAGAAATTGGCGGTGATGGGGTATGCCGGAAGTGGCAGAACCAGTGCATTGCGATCGGTTGCTGCCCTTCATCCAGATACGATGGGTGATATTTATATTGATGGTATTCAATTGGACAACCTTGACCTGTTCTCTTATCGATGTGGATTGGGGGATAATTTGAGTCAGGAGGCCATTTTTGAAGGAACGCTGCGAGAGAATCTGATTGTAGGAAATTCTACCGCTTCGGATCATATCGTTATTGATGGGTTGAAGAAAGTGGGATTATACGATTGGTTCAAGAGTCTTCCAAAAGGATTCGATGAACGCATTTCATACGAGTCGGTTCACATTTCTCATTTTACGGGACAACGATTGATTCTCCTTCGTGCACTGCTTAGAAATCCAAAAATTCTATTGATTCACGATAAGTTAGAACACTGCGAAAAGACGCTTCGCAATCAAATGTTGGATTCCATCTTTGAACAGAAGGGGACGACCTTGATTGCCTCCAATAGAGAAGACGTTGTAATGCGCTGTTCTAAAGTGGTGGTGCTAAAAGACCGAAAAATCATCTACAGCGGCCCAGCTTCACAGTTGCCAAGCGAAGTTCAATCTGATCTCCTTTTCTGA
- a CDS encoding Trm112 family protein, whose translation MKTETIEILCCPFDKSDLKLTVVTQSLDREVLEGFFTCESCNRLYPIVQGIPIMNPDEYREGKLERPLLERWSKQLEAKDAVASRRLLETLDQ comes from the coding sequence ATGAAAACTGAAACGATAGAAATCCTTTGTTGCCCTTTTGATAAGAGTGATTTGAAACTCACCGTTGTCACTCAATCCCTAGATCGAGAAGTTCTCGAAGGGTTTTTTACCTGTGAATCGTGCAACCGACTTTATCCGATCGTTCAAGGTATTCCCATCATGAATCCTGATGAATACCGTGAAGGTAAGCTGGAGCGCCCTTTGTTGGAGCGCTGGTCAAAGCAGTTGGAAGCCAAAGATGCTGTGGCTTCACGCCGACTTCTTGAAACGTTAGATCAATGA
- a CDS encoding thiamine phosphate synthase has product MNRRRMKGGLYLVVDPSKSEIELISALNSVLEEGVCAVQLWDHWDQVENPLALIEKVGKLCGTFDVPLFINNHPEWVEDCPSVSGIHFDEWPTDYACPEGVLVGITCTNEMEVIDRAEENSIDYISFCSMFPSSTSNSCEWVDHASVHRARERFSGLIFLAGGITPETLPQLQTLPYDGIAVVSGIMSSDSPSEAARIFNQKVKEHEN; this is encoded by the coding sequence ATGAATAGACGGAGAATGAAGGGCGGACTCTATCTGGTGGTAGATCCCTCAAAAAGTGAAATTGAACTTATTTCTGCACTGAATAGTGTGTTGGAGGAAGGTGTCTGTGCGGTCCAATTATGGGACCATTGGGATCAGGTTGAGAATCCTTTGGCATTGATCGAAAAAGTCGGCAAGCTATGTGGAACCTTCGACGTGCCACTGTTTATCAATAACCATCCCGAATGGGTGGAAGATTGTCCGAGTGTTTCGGGAATTCACTTTGATGAATGGCCAACAGATTACGCGTGTCCAGAAGGTGTACTTGTGGGTATCACATGTACAAATGAAATGGAGGTGATTGATCGTGCCGAGGAGAACTCCATTGATTACATCTCCTTTTGTTCCATGTTCCCATCTTCCACTTCCAACAGTTGTGAATGGGTAGATCACGCCTCCGTGCATCGTGCGCGCGAAAGGTTTTCTGGATTGATCTTCTTGGCAGGAGGGATTACACCAGAGACACTTCCTCAACTTCAAACCCTGCCATACGACGGAATTGCCGTTGTTTCTGGAATCATGAGTAGCGACTCTCCGTCAGAAGCTGCTCGAATTTTCAATCAAAAAGTAAAAGAACATGAAAACTGA
- a CDS encoding AIR synthase-related protein: MKLEAGKLGSSELTDIICSQTGATPSAVRTGPSFGVDVSLVDIGNGRGLVQTSDPLSYIPSLGLEESAWLSVHLMANDMATSGLAPQFGQFVLNLPAHLSESDFKTYWSFIHKFSSEIGLAITGGHTGFFEGVNSTIAGGGTLTSIGDLDKIRLSNMGSPNDELIVTKSAALSSTSILAMSFPETVVQKLGTEIQREASSAFFQTSSLKDALIAVGQQGEHPEVKALHDVTEGGVIGALIELATASSCGLQINLESLPLEEAQEAICRLFSLNPFRCVGAGSMIIACAAGTSDSVIQRLKNAGISASMVGVLKEQTHGLQWTNGDESGELEYQDRDPYWEAFGHALKNGWR, translated from the coding sequence ATGAAGCTTGAAGCAGGTAAACTGGGCTCTTCTGAGTTGACAGATATCATCTGTTCGCAAACAGGCGCCACTCCATCCGCTGTTCGAACAGGCCCTTCCTTTGGCGTGGATGTGAGTCTCGTGGATATAGGGAATGGTCGTGGTTTGGTTCAAACAAGCGATCCTCTCAGCTACATTCCCTCCTTGGGGCTGGAAGAGTCGGCTTGGTTGAGCGTACACTTGATGGCCAATGATATGGCAACCAGTGGTCTAGCTCCCCAGTTTGGGCAGTTTGTCTTGAATCTTCCTGCTCATCTAAGCGAGAGTGATTTTAAGACATATTGGAGTTTTATCCATAAGTTCAGTTCGGAGATCGGGTTGGCTATCACTGGTGGGCATACCGGTTTTTTTGAGGGAGTTAATTCTACCATCGCTGGTGGCGGAACGCTTACTTCTATTGGTGATTTGGATAAAATCCGCCTCTCCAATATGGGGTCGCCCAACGATGAGTTAATCGTGACGAAGTCGGCAGCACTTTCTTCTACCTCCATTCTCGCTATGAGCTTTCCTGAAACGGTGGTGCAAAAACTCGGCACTGAAATACAGCGAGAAGCGTCATCGGCGTTTTTCCAGACGAGTTCGTTGAAGGATGCTCTGATAGCAGTCGGTCAACAGGGAGAGCACCCCGAAGTAAAGGCCCTACACGATGTAACAGAAGGAGGAGTGATCGGTGCGCTCATTGAATTGGCAACAGCTTCTTCATGCGGATTGCAAATCAATCTTGAAAGCTTGCCATTAGAAGAGGCGCAAGAGGCGATATGTCGACTCTTTTCATTGAATCCATTCCGATGCGTAGGTGCGGGATCTATGATTATTGCTTGCGCTGCTGGCACCAGTGATTCGGTCATCCAACGACTCAAGAATGCTGGAATTTCAGCGTCTATGGTCGGAGTGCTGAAAGAGCAAACACATGGCCTTCAATGGACCAATGGCGATGAAAGTGGAGAGTTGGAGTACCAAGATCGGGATCCTTATTGGGAGGCATTTGGCCATGCGCTAAAAAACGGGTGGAGATGA
- a CDS encoding class I SAM-dependent methyltransferase encodes MDNKFEILPSELRTWQGREEWFFNRDHTDTYEQWYEGRYKRAEIWQKRVMEQLVKSDPRVQKLLEFGCGTTRFSRWWKEIGIDATGGDISPLMLSQARHLFSGDLVNADSHHMPFKDHTFDSLAFITTFEYYKDPVAVIRESARVAKYGIAFGMMNRNTTKYIRRRVQQMFGKNPFYVTANFYTPKSLIAVIDEALEGRDYSIQWTCTGLPKRFPVQQWHVPIGDFFGLYVRFNDVES; translated from the coding sequence ATGGACAACAAATTCGAAATTCTTCCTTCAGAACTGAGAACCTGGCAAGGCCGGGAGGAGTGGTTCTTCAATCGAGATCATACCGATACCTACGAACAATGGTATGAGGGTAGGTACAAGCGTGCTGAAATTTGGCAGAAGCGCGTGATGGAGCAACTGGTGAAAAGTGATCCTCGCGTTCAGAAACTGCTGGAATTTGGTTGCGGAACAACGCGCTTTAGCCGTTGGTGGAAAGAGATTGGTATTGATGCTACAGGAGGTGATATTTCACCTCTAATGCTGTCTCAAGCACGTCATCTATTTTCGGGTGACTTGGTGAATGCCGATTCTCACCACATGCCTTTCAAAGACCATACTTTTGATAGCCTTGCCTTCATTACCACTTTTGAATACTACAAGGATCCTGTAGCCGTGATACGCGAATCGGCAAGGGTTGCCAAGTACGGTATTGCCTTTGGTATGATGAACCGGAATACGACCAAGTACATCCGTAGAAGGGTACAACAAATGTTCGGCAAGAACCCGTTTTATGTAACGGCAAATTTCTACACTCCAAAGTCACTCATCGCAGTGATTGATGAGGCTTTGGAAGGACGAGATTACAGCATTCAATGGACCTGTACGGGATTGCCAAAGCGCTTCCCTGTTCAACAATGGCATGTGCCTATCGGTGATTTCTTTGGCCTGTATGTTCGCTTTAATGACGTGGAGTCATGA